A genomic region of Klebsiella sp. RIT-PI-d contains the following coding sequences:
- the cbl gene encoding HTH-type transcriptional regulator Cbl, with protein MNFQQLKIIREAARQDFNLTEVANMLYTSQSGVSRHIRELEEELGIEIFIRRGKRLLGMTEPGKALLVIAERILNEASNVRRLADLFTNDASGVLTIATTHTQARYSLPPVIKAFREMFRDVRLELVQGTPQEIEALLHNGGADIGIASERLTNDPTLVAFPWFRWHHSLLLPNDHPLTHLTPLTLEDIARWPLITYRQGITGRSRIDEAFSRKGLTPDVVLSAQDSDVIKTYVGLGLGIGLVAEQSTGEQENGGLVRLDTRHLFDASTVWLGLKRGQLQRNYVWQFIELCNAGLSLAEIKRQAMEPDEVVIDYQI; from the coding sequence GTGAATTTCCAGCAACTTAAAATTATTCGCGAGGCGGCACGTCAGGATTTTAATCTGACCGAGGTCGCCAATATGCTTTATACCTCGCAATCCGGTGTGAGTCGTCATATCCGTGAGCTGGAGGAAGAGCTCGGCATCGAAATATTTATCCGCCGGGGAAAACGCTTACTCGGCATGACGGAGCCGGGAAAAGCATTACTGGTCATCGCGGAAAGAATACTTAACGAGGCCAGTAACGTTCGTCGACTGGCCGATCTCTTCACTAATGATGCGTCTGGTGTACTGACTATCGCAACGACTCATACTCAGGCCCGTTACAGTCTGCCGCCGGTCATTAAAGCCTTTCGTGAAATGTTCAGAGACGTTCGCCTGGAACTGGTGCAGGGAACGCCACAGGAAATTGAAGCTCTGCTGCATAATGGTGGCGCTGATATTGGTATTGCCAGTGAACGCCTGACTAACGATCCGACGCTGGTGGCTTTTCCGTGGTTCCGCTGGCACCACAGTCTGTTGTTACCTAACGACCATCCGCTGACTCACCTCACGCCACTGACTCTGGAAGATATCGCTCGTTGGCCACTCATCACCTATCGACAGGGTATTACGGGGCGTTCACGTATTGATGAGGCTTTTAGCCGCAAAGGGTTAACGCCAGATGTGGTGCTGAGTGCGCAGGATTCAGACGTCATCAAAACCTATGTAGGGTTAGGGTTGGGGATAGGGCTGGTGGCTGAACAATCGACAGGGGAACAGGAGAACGGCGGGTTGGTGCGACTGGATACCCGGCATCTGTTTGATGCCAGTACAGTCTGGCTGGGCCTCAAGCGTGGGCAACTGCAGCGAAACTATGTATGGCAGTTTATTGAACTGTGTAATGCCGGGCTATCTCTGGCTGAAATTAAACGTCAGGCAATGGAGCCTGATGAAGTTGTGATTGATTATCAAATCTGA
- the nac gene encoding nitrogen assimilation transcriptional regulator NAC: MNLRRLKYFVKIVDIGSLTQAAEVLHIAQPALSQQVATLEGEMDQQLLIRTKRGVTPTEAGKILYTHARTILRQCEQAQLAVNNVGQTLRGQVSIGLAPGTAASSVTMPLLQAVRAELPDVQVYLHENSGTVLNDKLLCGQLDMAVLYERSPIAGITSQPLLKEDLYLVGTRDCPGQSVDLAAVAEMSLFLPRDYSAVRLRVDEAFSLRRLTAKIVGEIDSIATLTAAIASGMGVTVLPESAARTLSSAANGWMARISTPSMSLPLSLNISARGSLSPQAQAVREILMSLVTRPALENRELLLVS, from the coding sequence ATGAACTTAAGACGGCTGAAATATTTTGTAAAAATCGTCGATATCGGCAGTCTGACGCAGGCAGCGGAAGTACTGCACATTGCACAGCCCGCGTTAAGTCAGCAGGTTGCTACTCTCGAAGGGGAAATGGACCAGCAGTTATTGATTCGGACTAAGCGCGGCGTGACGCCGACAGAAGCGGGCAAAATTCTATACACCCATGCCCGGACAATCCTGCGCCAGTGCGAGCAAGCACAGCTGGCCGTTAATAATGTAGGGCAAACACTGCGTGGGCAGGTATCTATTGGCCTTGCGCCGGGCACGGCGGCATCTTCCGTTACCATGCCGTTGTTACAGGCGGTACGCGCAGAATTACCGGATGTGCAGGTTTATCTACATGAGAACAGCGGCACAGTGCTGAATGATAAATTACTCTGTGGTCAGCTGGATATGGCAGTGCTTTATGAGCGCTCGCCGATAGCAGGTATTACCAGCCAGCCACTACTGAAAGAGGACCTTTATTTGGTAGGTACTCGCGATTGCCCTGGTCAAAGTGTTGATCTTGCTGCGGTGGCTGAAATGAGCCTATTTTTGCCGCGCGATTACAGTGCGGTGCGTCTGCGGGTTGATGAAGCCTTTTCGCTCCGTCGCCTGACGGCAAAAATTGTGGGTGAAATTGATTCCATCGCGACGCTTACCGCTGCAATCGCCAGCGGTATGGGCGTCACCGTACTTCCTGAATCTGCGGCCCGCACGCTTTCCAGCGCGGCCAACGGCTGGATGGCACGAATTTCAACGCCGTCAATGAGTCTTCCTCTCTCACTTAATATTTCCGCCCGCGGTTCGCTGTCGCCCCAGGCGCAGGCCGTAAGGGAAATCCTGATGTCGCTGGTTACCAGGCCCGCGCTGGAGAACCGCGAACTGCTGCTGGTAAGTTGA
- a CDS encoding tyrosine-type recombinase/integrase, which yields MSLSDAKIRSIKPSDKPFKLTDSHGLYLLINPGGSRLWYLKYRFNRKESRIALGAYPQVSLSDARQQRDGIRKLLAQNINPAQQRMTEKAAASPEKCFEAVAVAWHKTNKKWSADYAERILASMKNHIFPAIGHLPVTMLKTQHFTALLRVIEDKGFLEVASRTRQQLCNIMRYAVQQGLTESNPAQHLEGVTAPPVKNHYPALPLERLPELFERIGDYQQGRQLTRLAVVLTLHLFIRSSKLRFARWSEIDFRNKIWTIPATRETIEKVRFSGRGAKMRTPHIVPLSRQAIAILKQIHEISGHLELVFPGDHNPYKPMSENTINRALRLMGYDTKTDVCGHGFRAMACSALVESELWSRDAVERQMSHQERNSVRAAYIHRAEHLDARKDMMQWWSDYLDVSREGYVAPYIYARQHKAA from the coding sequence ATGTCCCTGTCCGACGCGAAAATCCGTAGTATCAAGCCTTCTGATAAACCCTTTAAACTGACCGATTCTCATGGTCTGTATCTGCTTATCAATCCGGGCGGTTCACGCCTCTGGTATCTCAAATATCGCTTCAACCGAAAAGAATCCCGTATCGCATTAGGTGCCTATCCGCAGGTCTCGCTTTCCGACGCCCGCCAGCAGCGCGACGGTATCCGTAAGCTACTGGCACAAAATATCAATCCCGCACAACAACGCATGACTGAAAAAGCCGCCGCGTCACCGGAAAAATGCTTTGAGGCCGTTGCGGTGGCATGGCACAAAACCAACAAAAAGTGGTCGGCTGACTATGCAGAGCGCATTCTTGCCAGTATGAAAAACCATATCTTCCCGGCAATCGGTCATCTGCCCGTAACGATGCTGAAAACTCAGCATTTCACGGCGTTATTGCGGGTTATCGAGGATAAAGGCTTTCTGGAAGTCGCGTCCCGTACCCGGCAGCAACTCTGCAACATCATGCGTTACGCCGTTCAGCAGGGACTGACCGAAAGCAACCCGGCGCAGCATCTGGAAGGCGTCACCGCACCGCCGGTTAAGAATCACTATCCCGCCCTGCCGCTGGAGCGGTTGCCCGAATTGTTTGAGCGCATTGGCGACTATCAGCAGGGACGGCAGCTTACGAGGCTGGCGGTGGTGCTGACACTCCATCTGTTTATTCGCTCCAGTAAACTGCGCTTCGCCCGCTGGAGCGAGATTGATTTCAGAAACAAAATCTGGACCATTCCCGCCACAAGGGAAACAATTGAGAAAGTCCGTTTCTCTGGCCGTGGCGCAAAAATGCGTACTCCACATATTGTGCCGCTTTCTCGTCAGGCTATCGCCATTCTGAAACAGATACACGAAATTTCCGGCCATCTGGAACTGGTGTTCCCCGGCGACCATAACCCGTATAAACCGATGAGTGAAAATACCATCAATCGGGCGCTGCGTCTGATGGGCTATGATACTAAAACCGATGTCTGCGGACATGGCTTCCGCGCAATGGCCTGTAGCGCACTGGTGGAATCTGAACTCTGGTCGCGGGATGCCGTGGAGCGGCAGATGAGCCATCAGGAGCGCAACAGCGTGCGGGCGGCATATATCCACCGCGCCGAGCATCTTGATGCACGCAAGGACATGATGCAGTGGTGGTCGGACTATCTGGACGTGAGTCGCGAGGGGTACGTTGCGCCGTATATTTATGCCCGGCAACATAAAGCGGCCTGA
- a CDS encoding integrase domain-containing protein — protein MGILEQEMKRLAQQAGGSHKTVHDRIKLAQRFCERLVLAQNVQIRRVEQLKARHVEGYIRERLAQGITKRSLQNEMAAVRCILKQAGRDRLAQSERLNNRSLGLSGASRNGTKLAIAPEHYRHVLETARAKDPGLAAALELSRLMGLRSQEAVQSVQSLKTWRQALDRGDTRLTVVFGTKGGRLRETVILDAGAVRKALDNALAVAEDRHGRLIDKPDLKSAMKYWHSQASCLGLTGVYSPHSLRYAWAQDAIRHYLAQGFGEKEALAMTAMDLGHGDGRGRYVAQVYGRRD, from the coding sequence ATGGGGATTCTGGAGCAGGAAATGAAGCGCCTTGCGCAGCAGGCAGGCGGTAGCCATAAAACGGTTCACGACCGCATTAAGCTGGCGCAGCGGTTTTGTGAACGTCTGGTACTGGCGCAGAATGTGCAGATCCGACGGGTGGAGCAGCTTAAGGCGCGGCATGTAGAGGGTTATATCCGTGAACGGCTGGCGCAGGGCATCACGAAGCGTTCCCTGCAAAACGAGATGGCAGCGGTACGCTGCATTCTGAAACAGGCCGGGCGTGACAGGCTGGCGCAGAGTGAGCGGCTGAATAACCGCTCGCTGGGATTATCCGGCGCATCCCGTAACGGTACGAAGCTGGCTATCGCGCCGGAGCATTACCGTCATGTGCTGGAAACCGCCCGCGCAAAAGATCCGGGGCTGGCGGCAGCGCTGGAACTCTCAAGGCTGATGGGGTTGCGTTCACAGGAGGCGGTGCAGAGCGTACAGTCGCTGAAAACATGGCGGCAGGCGCTGGATCGTGGCGATACCCGGTTAACCGTGGTGTTTGGCACTAAAGGTGGACGGCTGCGTGAAACCGTCATTCTTGATGCTGGCGCTGTCAGAAAAGCGCTGGATAATGCGCTGGCTGTGGCAGAAGATCGTCATGGCAGGCTGATAGATAAGCCCGATCTGAAAAGCGCGATGAAGTACTGGCACAGTCAGGCGTCATGTCTCGGGTTAACGGGCGTATATTCCCCGCACTCGTTGCGTTATGCATGGGCGCAGGATGCTATTCGTCATTATCTGGCGCAGGGATTTGGTGAAAAGGAAGCGCTGGCAATGACGGCGATGGATTTGGGGCACGGCGACGGGCGCGGGCGGTATGTGGCGCAGGTTTACGGAAGAAGAGATTGA